The Candidatus Hydrogenedentota bacterium genome contains the following window.
GTGAGTTTACAGACGGTGTACAACGCCGCAACGGAGGCCTTCGCCTATGACGCGGCGGACAACCTGTCCTCGGTGACGAAGTTTAACCTGTCGCAGGTGGTCCGGGACACCTTCGCGGACGGGGATTACACCGCGAACCCGGTGTGGACGGTGTGGTCGGGCACGTGGTCGGCGTCGTCGTATTACCTCGCCCCTGCGCCCGCGGACGGCCAGCGCGCCATCAGCGCGGCCAGCACGACGCGCTCGCCGGACCTGCGGGTGGACTATTACGTGCCCCCATCGCTGAACAGTTTCTTTGACAATTGCTCGGTGTATGTGCGCTATCTGAACACGTCGAACCACCTGCGGGTGTTGTGGGTGTTGGGGGGGCTGGCCGTGATCGAGACGGTCAACGGGGTCGAGACCTATCTGGCCACCTACCCCAATGTGTCCCTTATGCCGGACTCGTGGCAGACGCTCTATGTCCAGTTGCGCAACGAGAAGCTGAGCGTGTACCATGCTCCGCAGGGCAAGGCACCGCGCCTGCTCGGCGGGGAGATCGCCGTGAGCAGCACCATGAACACCACGCAGTTCCGGCTCGCCGTGGGCGGGCAGAGCGGGTTCCGCTTTGACAATGTGGCGGTCCATTCACGTTCGCTGGACGCGGAGGGGTCCACGGCGCACACGTACAACTCGGCGAACCAACTGGTCACCAGCACCACGAACGGCGTGGTGATGAACCACACCTATGACCCTTGGGGCCGGCTCTCCACGCGGACGCGGGGCGCCTACACGGCCGGTTACGAATGGCGCTATGGCGACAAGCTGAAAACCGTCACGTCCAACTTCCCCGGCGAGGCGGCCTCGGTGGCGTATGACTATGACGGGCTGGGCAAGCGGCGCAGCCGGACCGCGGGCGCGGGCATGACGTGGTGGCGCTGGGGGCTGGGCTGGGAGACGCTGGCGGAGTACACCGACCCGGACTCGGACGGGGACATCGAGGGCTTTTCCAAGTTCAACGTGATGATGGGGATGATGCACCCGCTTGCCGAGGCGTCCGTGCCTGCGGGCCAGCCCCCGGCCAACGCCACGTACAGCTATCTGGCCCTCG
Protein-coding sequences here:
- a CDS encoding RHS repeat-associated core domain-containing protein; the protein is MPITGANRKARRYAHCHANVGAADNVSLQTVYNAATEAFAYDAADNLSSVTKFNLSQVVRDTFADGDYTANPVWTVWSGTWSASSYYLAPAPADGQRAISAASTTRSPDLRVDYYVPPSLNSFFDNCSVYVRYLNTSNHLRVLWVLGGLAVIETVNGVETYLATYPNVSLMPDSWQTLYVQLRNEKLSVYHAPQGKAPRLLGGEIAVSSTMNTTQFRLAVGGQSGFRFDNVAVHSRSLDAEGSTAHTYNSANQLVTSTTNGVVMNHTYDPWGRLSTRTRGAYTAGYEWRYGDKLKTVTSNFPGEAASVAYDYDGLGKRRSRTAGAGMTWWRWGLGWETLAEYTDPDSDGDIEGFSKFNVMMGMMHPLAEASVPAGQPPANATYSYLALDHLSSTRAVFSQAKAQTAAMEFFPYGGRLSTSGTLPHHQFTAKPYDTGTGQYYFPYRYYSPDMARWTAADPAGLVDGPNVYGYVKNNPIFFSDHRGDQAACISIGWGCALTEPSPIGECVMACVTVVYGICKLIKKCKDNECPKVDCEAIYANDTKICNKLKDPERRRPCHDQASLRWAQCLRTGLPPTAPLPYP